In the Bacillus amyloliquefaciens DSM 7 = ATCC 23350 genome, GAGATTGCTTTCTAAGAGCTGAAACGTGGAATTAAAAGAATCCTGCCGCGGCTGCGCGCCAAGCAGGCGGTACTGATCCTCTATTACACTGCTCGGCATGATCCTGAGAGCCTGTCCCTTTAAGTCATCCGGTGTGAAGATCGGCCCTTTATTTGATGTGAGCTGCTTAAACCCGTTTGTCCAGTACGCCAGTCCTTTCAAATGATGCTTTTCTAAAGATGCGAACAGGCGGGTGCCGATTTTGCCGTTTAAGCCTTCCTGCACGGCCTTATAGCTGGTAAACGCGTATGGCAGATCCAAAACACCCCATTCGGGAGAGAGTGATCCGAGCTTTGAGGTGGAGGGAGCGATGAATTGCACGTCCCCATTTTGAAGGGCGTTTATTTCTTCATTATCTGAATAGAGGCTCCCGTTTGGAAACACCTCTACTTTAATGGTGCCGCCGGACTTTTGATAGACCAGGTCGGCAAACTTATTCGCTGCCCGCCCTTTAGGCGTGTTTTCAGCAACGACATGGCTGAATTTGAAAACAATTTGATCTTTCAGGCCTTCCTGTTCGTCATCATAATACGGATCTTCCGTTGAGAAACGATCATGAAAGCCGATGAATAAAGCGGTTCCAATACCGAGTACCATCAGGCTGAGACAAGTCAGCAAGCTTTTCATCGAAAACCCCCTCCGCCATTTTCTATAACAAGCATAATCGGGCGGGCCGGTTTCGTAAAGAGACGGAAAGGAAGAGGCCAATGACGAAAAAAAAGCTCACCATCCGCTGGAAAATCACCATACTTTCTTATATCGTCGTGCTTTTTACCTTTTTGATCGTAGGCATCGTGCTGATCGGCAATATTCAGCATACAGAAGAGCGCGAGCTGAAAAAACGGCTGATGAATACCGCGCGGACGGTATCTGAGATGACGGATGTCAAACGCGCTCTCGAGCAGAAAAAACAGAGAGAAGACGTGCGCCATGCGGTCGAAGAAATAAGGATCATCAATGAAGCGGACTACATCGTCGTCATGGATATGGATCATATCCGCTATTCACATCCCGTCAGCACAATGATCGGAAAGCGTTCAAGGGGCGAGGACGAAGCAGCGGCGTTCGCCGAGCACATTTATTTTTCTGAAGCAAAGGGAGAGATCGGCACCGCCGTCCGCGCTTTTTATCCCGTAAAAGACCGGGATTTGAATCAGATCGGTGTCGTCCTTGCGGGTAAAACGCTGCCGGGCTTTGGTGAAATTCTTCTTCAGCTGAAGCATGAAATTCTGTTTATCGTTCTGTTGGCGCTCGGCTTCGGACTGGCGGGCTCCTTTTTGCTGGCCCGCCACATCAAAAAACAGATGTTTTGGCTGGAGCCTCATGAGATCGTGAGAATGTATGAGGAACGGACCGCTACGTTTCATTCGATGAATGAGGGTGTCATCGCGATTGATAATCAGCACCACATCACCATTTTTAATGAAAAAGCGAAGCAGATATTCAATGTCAGTCAAGATACCGATGGCAGATTGATCTGGGACGTATTAAAAGATTCCCGGCTCCCTGAAATCGTCGAGCGGAACCAAGCTGTATATAATGAAGAAATCCAAGTCAG is a window encoding:
- a CDS encoding sensor histidine kinase, whose translation is MTKKKLTIRWKITILSYIVVLFTFLIVGIVLIGNIQHTEERELKKRLMNTARTVSEMTDVKRALEQKKQREDVRHAVEEIRIINEADYIVVMDMDHIRYSHPVSTMIGKRSRGEDEAAAFAEHIYFSEAKGEIGTAVRAFYPVKDRDLNQIGVVLAGKTLPGFGEILLQLKHEILFIVLLALGFGLAGSFLLARHIKKQMFWLEPHEIVRMYEERTATFHSMNEGVIAIDNQHHITIFNEKAKQIFNVSQDTDGRLIWDVLKDSRLPEIVERNQAVYNEEIQVSGKVIMSSRIPIVMKKKVIGAVAIFQDRTEAAKMAEELTCVKNFVDALRVQNHEHMNKLHTIAGLIQLGKSEKALQLAFKASSEQESVTEFLHQAIQNDAAAGLLLSKIKRGKELGISVKIDENSSFSEFPEHVDQHDIVVLLGNLIENAFGAFETADTEDKHIDISIEQNDEVLAILIEDNGSGISDQHIPRLYEKGFTVNKTGGTGYGLYLVKQIVDKGMGVIEVDSQQGQGTAFSILFPMKGEESLNGHQGAAY